A genomic stretch from Chitinophaga lutea includes:
- a CDS encoding CsbD family protein: protein MDSLQLKGAWNEIKGKLKQQYADLTDDDLLYVEGKEDELYGRLQKKLGKSKDEVKKLIDDL from the coding sequence ATGGATTCACTACAATTAAAAGGAGCCTGGAATGAAATCAAAGGCAAATTGAAGCAGCAATACGCAGATCTTACAGATGACGATCTGCTTTACGTAGAAGGCAAGGAAGACGAACTGTACGGAAGGTTACAGAAAAAACTGGGAAAGTCGAAAGACGAAGTAAAAAAACTAATTGACGATTTGTAA